A region from the Medicago truncatula cultivar Jemalong A17 chromosome 6, MtrunA17r5.0-ANR, whole genome shotgun sequence genome encodes:
- the LOC120580810 gene encoding albumin-2, which translates to MPASLIGAAFRSSKLNECYLFVKERYVILDYNTLRKDLISGPVDIDAGFPMFSKTIFKRGIDSSFETDGNVAYFFSKSQCVKTDYAPRSGPAAARIVIGPIEIVEMFPSLVTTPFANGIDAALIRHNGSSEVYLFKGNMCCILDYKSNDVYNLINITYHYPAFFNTVFKDGIDAAFTSHSGSEIFIFKGEHCARINLAGEFIGGIKRIHDDWPTLRGII; encoded by the coding sequence ATGCCAGCTAGTCTCATAGGTGCTGCATTCCGTTCATCCAAGCTTAATGAATGTTACCTTTTCGTGAAAGAAAGGTATGTGATTTTAGATTATAATACATTAAGGAAAGATCTTATCAGTGGTCCGGTTGATATTGATGCAGGATTTCCAATGTTTTCCAAAACGATATTTAAAAGGGGAATAGATTCTTCATTTGAAACCGATGGCAATGTTGCATACTTTTTCTCTAAAAGTCAATGTGTCAAAACAGATTATGCTCCACGTTCTGGTCCTGCAGCTGCCAGAATAGTTATAGGTCCTATTGAAATTGTTGAGATGTTTCCTTCTCTCGTGACAACACCGTTTGCAAATGGAATAGATGCGGCATTGATCAGGCACAACGGTTCGAGCGAGGTTTATTTATTCAAAGGAAATATGTGCTGTATTTTAGACTATAAGTCCAATGATGTTTATAATCTTATAAACATTACCTATCATTATCCGGCATTTTTCAATACAGTCTTTAAAGACGGTATTGATGCAGCTTTTACTTCTCATAGTGGGAgtgaaattttcattttcaaaggaGAACATTGTGCACGTATTAATCTTGCCGGAGAATTTATTGGTGGTATCAAACGAATCCATGATGATTGGCCCACTCTTCGTGGCATAATATAA
- the LOC120580811 gene encoding albumin-2, with product MPASLIGAAFRSSKPNECYLFVKERYVILDYYTLRKDLISGPVEIDAGFPMFSKTIFKRGIDSSFETEGNVAYFFSKSQCVKTDYAPRSGPAAARIVIGPIEIVEMFPSLVTTPFANGIDAALRFPGSKDAVLFKGNMCGILDFKYNHVYEVENITYHYPTFVDTVFEEGIDAAFCAHGGNEIFIFKGEHCARVNLFGQFIGGIKRIDADWPTLRGII from the coding sequence ATGCCAGCTAGTCTCATAGGTGCTGCATTCCGTTCATCCAAGCCTAATGAATGTTACCTTTTCGTGAAAGAAAGGTATGTGATTTTAGATTATTATACTTTAAGGAAAGATCTTATCAGTGGTCCGGTTGAAATTGATGCAGGATTTCCAATGTTTTCCAAAACGATATTTAAAAGGGGAATAGATTCTTCATTTGAAACCGAAGGCAATGTTGCATACTTTTTCTCTAAAAGTCAATGTGTAAAAACAGATTATGCTCCACGTTCTGGTCCTGCAGCTGCCAGAATAGTTATAGGTCCTATTGAAATTGTTGAGATGTTTCCTTCTCTCGTGACAACACCGTTTGCAAATGGAATAGATGCGGCATTGAGGTTCCCCGGTTCGAAAGATGCTGTTTTATTCAAAGGAAATATGTGCGGTATTTTAGACTTTAAGTACAATCATGTTTACGAGGTTGAAAACATTACTTATCATTATCCGACATTTGTCGATACAGTCTTTGAAGAGGGTATTGATGCAGCTTTTTGTGCTCATGGTGGGaatgaaattttcattttcaaaggaGAACATTGTGCACGTGTTAATCTTTTCGGTCAATTTATTGGTGGTATCAAACGAATCGATGCTGATTGGCCCACTCTTCGTGGCATAATATAA